From one Solanum stenotomum isolate F172 chromosome 12, ASM1918654v1, whole genome shotgun sequence genomic stretch:
- the LOC125847505 gene encoding RNA exonuclease 4-like, with amino-acid sequence MDHRYESSETLRNKCAACYRQFNKKEHLVEHMRTSYHSVHEPMCGVCKKHCRSFESLREHLIGPLPKAECERIFKELGCDICLSILGSRSSLRAHRESCLSRPTNNGLLYRMANLGIQDELRIDNNRGRVVALACKMVGGGSDGSLDLCARVCLIDEHERILFHSYIKPNIPVTNYRYEMTGIRPEYLRDAMPLRNVSRKIQEFLCNGEPIWQIRSKGGRSRILVGHGLDHDLKCLEMDYPAIKMRDTAKYPPLMKTSKLSNSLKYLTKAYLGYDIQIGVQDPYEDCVATMKLYMRMKLSQLHKKENYPLATDPQNKNNFASWRQNELERMTPDQLLDFSRSDYYCWCLDSQDY; translated from the exons ATGGATCATAGATATGAGTCTTCCGAGACTCTCAG GAACAAGTGTGCAGCATGCTATCGGCAGTTCAACAAAAAGGAGCACTTAGTGGAACATATGAGGACATCTTATCATTCAGTTCATGAGCCCATGTGTGGTGTTTGCAAAAAGCACTGCCGCTCTTTTGAATCTTTAAGGGAGCACCTTATTG GGCCACTTCCAAAGGCAGAATGTGAAAGAATTTTCAAGGAGCTCGGATGTGATATTTGTTTGTCAATCCTTGGCAGTCGAAGTTCTCTAAGGGCTCATAGAGAATCATGCCTCTCACGTCCTACTAATAAT GGTTTGTTGTATCGCATGGCTAATTTGGGGATTCAAGATGAACTAAGAATTGATAACAACAGAGGAAGAGTGGTTGCCCTTGCTTGTAAAATGGTTGGTGGTGGAAGTGATGGATCTTTAGATCTTTGTGCAAGGGTTTGTCTCATTGATGAACATGAAAGGATCCTCTTTCATTCATATATCAAACCAAATATTCCTGTCACTAACTACAG GTATGAAATGACGGGTATAAGACCAGAATATTTGAGGGATGCAATGCCATTAAGGAATGTGTCAagaaaaattcaagaatttctttGCAATGGGGAACCTATTTGGCAAATCCGTTCTAAAGGTGGAAGGTCTAGGATTCTTGTTGGCCATGGTTTGGATCATGATCTTAAATGTTTGGAGATGGATTACCCAGCAATAAAGATGag GGATACTGCAAAATACCCACCACTTATGAAGACAAGCAAGCTCAGCAACTCCCTCAAGTACTTGACCAAAGCTTACCTCgg GTATGATATTCAAATTGGAGTACAAGATCCCTATGAAGACTGTGTGGCCACAATGAAACTCTACATGAGAATGAAATTATCACAACTTCACAAAAAAGAGAATTATCCTCTTGCTACTGAtccacaaaataaaaataactttgcaTCTTGGAGGCAAAATGAGCTTGAGAGGATGACTCCTGACCAACTGTTGGATTTTTCAAGGTCTGATTATTATTGTTGGTGTTTGGATTCACAagattattaa
- the LOC125847817 gene encoding CASP-like protein 4A3 — MESNHTKQTLQTAMENEQQHLSLSDSDSTDSETDKAIIFSSPARFHSASDSDDSAKSNTDKATNPNSTTANANGAVNTNSTKAESQPSSSISSDSNDFTKSGTDKASESIYTTAIAHPTVNRDSTKVSSPPRSSISSDQISLPHESFTLEDNKHSAAPTGSPPEKPPIPEAVVKKFIKEEPLALVKADLFVGDGTASVKEGEDGGNRRRRGMPQLSILRKVRRDEMVKKAGLGFRIFGFLFCLASFSVMAADRNKGWALDSFERYKEFRYCMSVNVIGFVYSGAQAFDLAYQSATGKNIVQHHLRYMFDFALDQVVTYLLISASSSAATRIDDWQSNWGKDKFPDMASASVALSFLSFAALAFSSLISGYVLCNSRST, encoded by the exons ATGGAATCGAATCATACCAAGCAGACTCTGCAAACGGCTATGGAGAATGAACAGCAGCATCTCTCCCTCTCTGATTCAGATTCTACTGATTCTGAAACTGATAAAgctattattttctcttctccagCTCGTTTTCATAGCGCCTCCGATTCTGATGATTCCGCTAAGTCCAATACAGATAAAGCTACTAATCCTAATTCTACTACTGCTAATGCTAATGGTGCTGTTAATACAAATTCTACTAAGGCGGAATCTCAGCCGAGTTCATCAATTTCTTCCGACTCAAATGATTTTACTAAGTCCGGAACCGATAAAGCTAGTGAGAGTATTTATACTACTGCTATTGCTCATCCTACCGTTAACAGAGATTCTACTAAGGTATCTTCCCCGCCGAGATCATCAATTTCCTCCGATCAAATTTCTCTTCCTCATGAGTCCTTTACTCTGGAGGATAATAAGCATTCTGCAGCTCCGACTGGGAGTCCACCGGAAAAACCTCCGATACCGGAAGCGGTAGTGAAGAAGTTTATCAAGGAGGAGCCACTGGCTTTGGTGAAAGCAGATCTGTTTGTCGGAGATGGTACAGCTAGTGTTAAGGAAGGTGAAGACGGCGGCAACCGTCGGCGGAGAGGAATGCCACAGTTGTCGATTTTAAGAAAAGTGAGGAGGGATGAGATGGTAAAGAAAgcgggtttaggttttaggatttttgggtttttgttttgtttggctTCATTTTCTGTTATGGCAGCTGATAGGAATAAGGGTTGGGCTCTCGATTCGTTCGAACGTTACAAGGAGTTCAG GTACTGTATGTCAGTGAATGTCATAGGATTTGTATATTCAGGAGCTCAGGCATTTGATTTAGCCTACCAATCTGCCACCGGCAAGAACATCGTGCAGCATCATTTGCGCTACATGTTTGATTTTGCCCTTGATCAG GTGGTAACGTATCTTCTGATATCAGCCTCATCTTCTGCTGCCACTCGCATTGATGATTGGCAGTCCAATTGGGGCAAGGACAAGTTTCCTGATATGGCAAGCGCCTCTGTAGCATTGTCCTTCCTTTCATTTGCGGCTTTGGCCTTCAGCTCACTCATATCTGGCTATGTACTATGCAATTCCAGATCAACGTAG
- the LOC125847822 gene encoding SKP1-like protein 1B: MSSSTKFLTLKTCDGKEFVLDEAIAIRSQTIKNMVEDDCVSNVIPLPNVHSKTMTKVIEYWKKHSEEGVSKSMLMDFDKAFVNVHHSILHALILAANFLNDKEILDMMCQEVADRIKGKTPQKVRKEFDIKNDFTPEEEEEIRKENAWAFE, translated from the coding sequence atGTCTTCTTCAACAAAGTTCTTAACTCTAAAGACTTGTGATGGTAAGGAATTTGTACTCGACGAGGCGATAGCCATAAGATCACAAACTATCAAGAATATGGTTGAAGATGATTGTGTTTCAAACGTCATTCCCCTGCCTAATGTTCATAGCAAAACAATGACCAAAGTGATCGAATACTGGAAGAAACATTCGGAGGAAGGCGTCTCCAAAAGCATGTTGATGGATTTTGACAAGGCTTTTGTGAATGTGCACCACTCGATTTTGCATGCTCTTATCTTAGCTGCTAATTTTCTTAACGATAAGGAGATATTGGATATGATGTGTCAAGAAGTTGCCGATAGGATTAAAGGGAAAACACCACAAAAAGTACGTAAAGAATTTGATATCAAGAATGATTTTACTccagaggaagaggaggagatCCGTAAAGAGAATGCTTGGGCTTTTGAATGa